One region of Wyeomyia smithii strain HCP4-BCI-WySm-NY-G18 chromosome 3, ASM2978416v1, whole genome shotgun sequence genomic DNA includes:
- the LOC129727609 gene encoding zinc finger protein 62 homolog, producing the protein MTNAPEDQPASASKKYQCDQCGKGYSSVTGRYRHKKVHSKEPLPNKCDSCSKTFLTSALLDCHKTVHEAAVNKAKTLPHRQKCSICNREVRYLERHVQTHESNKTKCDICGKVFPFTRNLKLHMLYHTGERPYKCEVCGKGYVTSTLLKNHFRVHVNEQIKCHICNETFTLLSSLKRHMKCHQEGKFTCAKCGASYKLQQTLRKHAVSCCATSRANVNDPLEDSALFIEDKRVYKCNICGNELSSIGTLRRHQMLHEGSHDCDRCYRSFATAKLLEYHRRSHVKKSYSCEYCDKKFAKLISKKRHFCNGKNKHKCNVCDQIFMSKVQLTWHAKKNNCKPSGQLGVTDITDKQPAAELDKLCNKDVARIPDEGRNECNKCGKIFPRGRNLELHMRSHTGERPFKCDICGKAFVTNTTLKNHSRSHTNEKLKCKECDKTFLFPSDLKRHLISHGWREADGNVTIASTTGQQVTVSETPCSDELALTYANKKYQCSVCDKRYSSRCNYNNHYRRVHIRCDADSILKALRNKCDPTEYHYKCDECNIFFAILVQLKYHSRVHTKKLFKCGNCDMRFLKLSKKKRHLLIHQKKRHSCNACGRTFTNIAQLTWHCRKNNCDETNDQLHIEIKCEEPTIEFPNETGQPAPSEKKFKCDQCGKEYSFASSLYQHRKTHNIESVYKCSICYKTVANAALLDLHFRSHTELSCGVCGKEFKTKDELKQHMTVHPETASISNPKLHKYVLKKSTKRYYGIRSDEGKLPKAKCLICNKEVNFPEQHARAHENDSNRCKQCGKVFPFQRNLKLHMLSHTGERPHKCEICGKAYVTSTLLKYHFRLHTNELFKCDKCEKTFTLSNLYKRHLKSHQQGMYTCDKCGIRFKRKRPLQKHTIRCPGHQKKPKCNDCGQTFMNFAQLMWHAGKNNMCNINGTPHLDLKTYEQTTASARETIKSAVSDSNSNGSVASEDENRPAVLDYHLVSHTANKCGVCGKDFETPGELTQHMTLHHPNTALINKHCNQCGKVFSRQSYLKIHMLCHTGDRPHKCEVCGQAFVTKTMLKYHFRVHTNEQFKCAKCDKTFILPTVYKRHLKIHDRTPQNNVCYICNKSVKNPQRHARFHANQQRTCAQCGKSFANAQNYRLHCLTHKKERPYKCEICGQSFVTNTLLKDHFRLHTGDLFECGHCDKKYNVARNLRRHLESHEKQTSKLNKKPNPNSTNQQ; encoded by the coding sequence ATGACCAATGCACCTGAAGACCAACCGGCAAGTGCCTCCAAAAAGTATCAATGCGACCAATGTGGCAAGGGGTACTCCAGTGTGACCGGTCGTTATCGTCATAAAAAAGTTCATTCTAAAGAACCGCTGCCAAACAAGTGTGATAGTTGCAGTAAAACCTTTCTAACCTCAGCTCTGCTTGATTGTCACAAAACAGTTCACGAAGCGGCAGTTAATAAGGCGAAAACTTTACCACACAGACAAAAATGCTCAATCTGCAACAGAGAAGTGCGATATCTAGAGCGTCATGTACAGACCCACGAGAGTAACAAGACTAAATGCGATATATGTGGCAAAGTTTTTCCATTCACAAGAAATTTAAAACTTCATATGTTATACCACACCGGTGAGCGTCCGTACAAGTGCGAAGTTTGTGGCAAAGGTTATGTGACATCGACGCTGCTCAAAAACCATTTCCGCGTGCACGTCAACGAACAAATCAAATGCCATATATGCAATGAAACATTCACCCTGTTGAGTAGTTTGAAACGGCACATGAAGTGTCATCAGGAGGGGAAATTCACATGTGCTAAATGTGGGGCCAGCTATAAACTTCAGCAAACCTTGCGAAAACATGCTGTTTCTTGTTGTGCTACCAGTCGAGCAAATGTAAATGATCCGTTGGAAGATTCTGCATTATTCATTGAGGACAAACGTGTTTATAAGTGTAATATATGTGGCAATGAACTTTCTTCGATAGGTACTCTTAGGAGACACCAAATGCTCCATGAGGGCAGTCACGATTGTGATCGCTGCTATAGATCATTTGCTACCGCAAAGTTACTCGAGTACCACCGTCGAAGtcatgtaaaaaaaagttatagttGTGAATATtgcgataaaaaatttgctaagcttatttccaaaaaacgaCATTTTTGTAATGGTAAGAATAAACATAAATGTAATGTGTGCGACCAAATATTCATGAGCAAGGTACAGCTGACTTGGCATGCTAAGAAAAACAACTGCAAGCCTAGCGGTCAGCTAGGCGTTACGGACATTACTGATAAGCAGCCAGCTGCAGAACTGGACAAGTTATGTAATAAAGATGTAGCGCGGATCCCTGACGAGGGAAGAAATGAATGCAATAAATGTGGCAAAATATTTCCTAGAGGGCGAAATCTAGAACTTCACATGCGTTCCCACACGGGAGAACGTCCATTCAAGTGTGACATTTGCGGGAAAGCTTTCGTAACCAATACGACCCTTAAAAACCATTCCCGTTCGCATACCAATGAGAAATTGAAATGCAAGGAATGCGATAAAACGTTTCTTTTTCCGAGCGACCTAAAACGCCATTTAATCAGCCACGGCTGGAGAGAAGCCGATGGTAATGTCACAATAGCATCAACAACAGGTCAACAAGTTACAGTTTCAGAAACGCCATGTTCTGATGAGCTAGCATTAACATATGCCAACAAAAAATACCAATGTAGTGTGTGTGATAAACGCTACTCTTCCAGATGCAATTACAATAACCATTATCGAAGAGTTCACATTCGGTGTGATGCAGATAGTATATTGAAAGCACTAAGAAATAAATGCGATCCGACTGAATATCACTACAAGTGTGATGAGtgtaatatattttttgccatATTAGTGCAGTTGAAATATCATTCCCGTGTGCACACAAAAAAACTCTTCAAATGTGGTAACTGTGATATGAGGTTTCTGAAACTCTCCAAAAAGAAGAGACACTTATTGATACATCAGAAAAAGCGGCACAGTTGTAACGCCTGCGGTAGGACATTCACGAACATTGCACAACTCACATGGCACTGCAGAAAGAACAATTGCGATGAGACCAATGATCAACTACATATTGAGATCAAATGTGAAGAACCAACAATAGAATTTCCTAATGAAACGGGACAACCTGCACCTTccgaaaaaaagttcaaatgtGACCAATGTGGTAAGGAGTATTCTTTCGCGAGCAGCCTCTACCaacatcgaaaaactcataatATCGAATCGGTTTACAAGTGTAGCATTTGCTACAAGACGGTCGCAAATGCAGCGTTACTGGACTTACACTTTCGAAGCCATACGGAACTATCGTGTGGTGTCTGTGGGAAAGAATTCAAAACCAAAGATGAATTAAAGCAACATATGACAGTCCATCCGGAGACGGCTTCCATCAGCAATCCAAAGTTGCacaaatatgttttaaaaaaaagtaccaAAAGGtattacggtattcggagcgaCGAGGGGAAACTACCAAAAGCTAAATGTTTAATCTGTAACAAAGAAGTGAATTTTCCAGAGCAGCACGCACGGGCTCACGAGAATGACTCAAACCGGTGCAAACAGTGTGGTAAGGTTTTTCCCTTCCAAAGGAACCTCAAACTTCACATGTTGTCTCACACCGGTGAACGACCGCACAAGTGTGAAATTTGCGGTAAAGCTTATGTCACATCAACGTTACTCAAATATCACTTCCGACTGCATACAAACGAACTGTTCAAGTGTGATAAATGTGAAAAAACATTCACCCTTTCTAACCTCTACAAACGCCACCTGAAAAGTCATCAGCAAGGAATGTACACATGCGATAAATGCGGCATTAGGTTTAAACGGAAACGACCTCTGCAAAAACATACCATTCGATGCCCCGGGCATCAGAAGAAACCTAAATGTAACGATTGCGGCCAGACATTCATGAATTTTGCACAACTTATGTGGCACGCGGGGAAAAACAACATGTGTAACATTAACGGTACGCCACACCTCGACTTGAAAACTTATGAGCAAACAACTGCAAGTGCTCGGGAAACCATCAAATCTGCAGTTAGCGATTCCAACTCTAATGGCAGCGTTGCTTCAGAAGATGAGAACAGACCCGCCGTGCTCGACTATCACCTAGTAAGCCATACAGCAAACAAATGCGGTGTATGTGGAAAGGACTTTGAAACACCCGGTGAATTAACACAACACATGACGCTTCATCATCCGAACACGGCTCTTATTAACAAGCATTGCAATCAATGCGGTAAGGTATTTTCTAGACAAAGTTATCTTAAAATCCACATGCTTTGTCACACCGGGGATCGTCCACACAAATGTGAAGTTTGCGGTCAGGCTTTTGTAACGAAAACGATGCTAAAATATCACTTTCGTGTACATACTAACGAGCAGTTTAAGTGTGCAAAATGCGACAAAACATTCATTCTTCCGACAGTTTATAAACGCCACCTAAAAATCCATGATCGGACGCCCCAAAACAACGTTTGTTATATATGCAACAAAAGCGTCAAGAACCCACAACGGCACGCACGGTTTCATGCGAATCAGCAAAGAACATGCGCACAGTGTGGAAAATCATTCGCTAACGCACAAAATTACCGACTGCATTGTCTCACTCACAAAAAGGAACGTCCGTACAAGTGCGAAATCTGTGGTCAATCTTTTGTAACAAATACATTACTGAAGGACCATTTTCGTTTGCACACCGGCGATCTCTTCGAATGCGGTCATTGTGACAAGAAATACAATGTCGCGAGAAACTTAAGACGTCATCTAGAGAGTCACGAAAAGCAAACATCCAAACTAAACAAGAAGCCAAATCCCAATTCAACGAACCAGCAATGA